The Lujinxingia vulgaris DNA window CGACATGGGTGTTGTCGGGGCGGCGGCTGGACACACCGCTGACAAAGATCAGATCGCCGACACGGCGGGCGTGCGGGTAATGGGCCAGCGCCGGAGCGCGGCCGTCGATGGTGTAGGCCCGGGTGGTCATGAAGCTCCTGAAGTTAGGCGTCGGATGTCGCTCAGAGTTTGATGCAGATGTTTTTCGTCTCGGTGTAGAAATCGAGCGAGTGGGTGCCGCCCTCGCGGCCGATGCCGCTGAGTTTGACGCCGCCAAAGGGGGTGCGCAGATCGCGCAAGAACCAGGTGTTGACCCATACGAGCCCCACGTCCATGCGGGCCGAGACACGGTGGGCGCGGCGGACGTCGTTGGTCCAGATGGCCGCGCAGAGGCCGTAGTCGGAGTCGTTGGCCAGCGCGATGGCTTCCTCTTCGGTGTCGAAGGGCATCACGTGGCAGACCGGCCCGAAGACCTCTTCGCGCAGGATGCGGGCGTTCTGGCTCAGGCCGGTCCAGACGGTGGGTTCGACGAAGGCGCCCTTTGAGAGCGCGCCGCCGAGCTCGGGGACGCCACCGCCGGCAACCACTGTGGCGCCTTCGGTTTTTGCGAGCTCGAAATAGCTCAAGACTTTTTCGCGGTGGGCGTGGCTGATCAGCGGGCCCATCTGGGTGGCCTCATCGAAGGGGTCGCCCACCTTGAGGCCGCGGGCGCGGGCGGCCAGCCCTTCGACGAAGGCGTCGAAGATGGGGCGCTCGACGTAGACGCGCTCCGAGCAGAGGCAGACCTGGCCTGTGTTGGAGAAGCTGGAGCGGGCGGTGCCGTCGATGGCTTCTTGAAGATCGGCGTCGGCGAAGACGATCGCGGCGTTTTTGCCGCCGAGCTCAAAGGAGATGTCGCGCACGTGCGGGGCGCAGGCCTCCATAATGGCGCTGCCGGTGCGGGACTCGCCAGTAAATGTGATCGCGTCGACGTCGGGGTGGCGGGTGAGCGCTTCGCCGGCTGAGCCCGGCCCGAAGCCGTGCACCACGTTGAAGACGCCCGGCGGGACGCCGGCGTCGCGAAAGACCTCGCCAAGGAGCGCGGCGGTTGAGGGGGTCTCTTCGCTGGGTTTGGCGACCACGCAGTTGCCCGCGGCA harbors:
- a CDS encoding 2-hydroxymuconic semialdehyde dehydrogenase, with the translated sequence MKKILNFIDGAFVEPARGAYFPNTNPATGTIISQVAEGSAEDIDRAVEAARRAFKGPWGAMPLSERLDALDRVASGIMARFDDFLKAEMLDTGKPASFASRIDIPRGAANFKFFANLMRTQHTAAFETETPGGGGALNYTIRRPLGVVGVISPWNLPLLLLTWKVAPALAAGNCVVAKPSEETPSTAALLGEVFRDAGVPPGVFNVVHGFGPGSAGEALTRHPDVDAITFTGESRTGSAIMEACAPHVRDISFELGGKNAAIVFADADLQEAIDGTARSSFSNTGQVCLCSERVYVERPIFDAFVEGLAARARGLKVGDPFDEATQMGPLISHAHREKVLSYFELAKTEGATVVAGGGVPELGGALSKGAFVEPTVWTGLSQNARILREEVFGPVCHVMPFDTEEEAIALANDSDYGLCAAIWTNDVRRAHRVSARMDVGLVWVNTWFLRDLRTPFGGVKLSGIGREGGTHSLDFYTETKNICIKL